From a single Nicotiana tomentosiformis chromosome 2, ASM39032v3, whole genome shotgun sequence genomic region:
- the LOC138906092 gene encoding uncharacterized protein: MTRKFLDKYFFSAKTGKFRIEIHNFCQKDTETVFEAWKRFKEIVRKCQHSGIELWMQLQDFWDGLTPASRRTLRNAAGGPLMNKTPEDIVTILDELSEDENQWPSESAKRRRATGVHQVDANTSVQVQLDAMAKEIRKLTLASIQSAINAACDIYGTLPADSERNPKETVNGVTPRNGQVFKEPTPFQKDVIPEKESGEQLENKVHKKKKGKKATEKKMKEVNSSTEDREESKHMPALPFPQKIYREKMDKQFERFLHMLKQVNVNLPFTEVLSQMPAYAKFLKEILKKKRKIEETSIVKLTEHCSAIFQNKVPQKCGDPESFTIP, from the exons atgaccagaaaatttcttgataaatatttcttctcagctaaaacgggcaagtttagaatagagatccataacttctgccaaaaAGATACTGagactgtgtttgaagcttggaagaggtttaaggagattgttcgaaagtgtcaacatagtggaattgaactctggatgcaactccaggatttttgggatggattgacaccggcctcacgtagaacattgagaaatgcagctggaggcccatTGATGAATAAGACACCAGAGGATATAGTCACTATTCTTGATGAATTGTCTGAAGATgaaaatcagtggccctctgaaagtgctaaaagaagaagagcgactggtgttcaccaagttgacgctaacacatctgtgcaggtacagcttgatgctatggccaaggagataaggaagctgaccttagcttcaATACAGAGTGCAATAaatgcagcttgtgatatatatg GTACTCTGCCAGCTGATAGTGAGAGAAaccccaaagaaacagtgaatggtGTAACTCCGAGAAACGGGCAAGTGTTTAAAGAGCCCACCCCATTCCAAAAAGATGTGAtacctgaaaaagaaagtggggagcagctggaaaataaagttcataagaagaagaaaggcaagaaggcaactgagaaaaaaatgaaagaagtgaattcGAGTACGGAGGATCGTGAAGAAAGCAAGcacatgcctgctttaccttttccccaaaagataTATAGAGAAAAGatggacaagcaatttgagagatttctacatatgctgaaacaggttaatgtaaatttgccattcacagaagtgctctcccaAATGCCAGCGTATGCCAAATTTTTGAAGGAGATCCTtaaaaagaagaggaagatagaagaaaCATCAATAgtgaagctcacagagcattgcagtgcaatcttTCAAAATAAagtcccacaaaagtgtggagatccagagagttttactataccttga